One part of the Candidatus Bathyarchaeota archaeon genome encodes these proteins:
- a CDS encoding RlmE family RNA methyltransferase — protein sequence MIPTPKAWIRERKNEFYYKKAKAENYRSRSTYKLVQANSKYGFIKFRDVVVDLGAAPGGWIQAARKMTGKHGFVLGVDLKPIEPFTQEYIRTIVADLTEPDIAQQILSFLPRRPDVVISDAAPNVTGIWEVDHACQIDLATKAMEIARCLLKDGGNFFVKVFEGDLLNDYIAEVKANFESVQLVKPQASRQKSSEMYLLALGLKTKCEGQTET from the coding sequence ATGATTCCGACGCCGAAAGCATGGATACGTGAACGTAAAAACGAGTTTTACTACAAGAAAGCTAAAGCCGAAAACTACCGTAGCCGAAGCACCTACAAGCTAGTGCAAGCCAACAGCAAATATGGCTTCATCAAATTCCGCGACGTCGTGGTGGATCTTGGCGCGGCGCCGGGCGGATGGATTCAGGCAGCCCGCAAAATGACGGGGAAACACGGCTTCGTTTTAGGCGTCGACCTGAAACCCATCGAGCCATTCACGCAGGAATACATCCGTACCATCGTAGCTGACTTAACAGAACCCGACATCGCCCAGCAGATTCTCTCGTTTCTACCCCGCAGACCAGACGTCGTCATATCCGACGCAGCCCCCAACGTCACAGGCATCTGGGAAGTTGACCACGCCTGCCAAATTGACTTAGCCACCAAAGCCATGGAGATCGCGCGGTGCCTCCTAAAAGACGGCGGCAACTTTTTTGTTAAAGTCTTCGAAGGCGACTTACTCAACGACTACATCGCAGAGGTCAAAGCCAACTTTGAATCCGTGCAGCTGGTTAAGCCACAGGCCAGCCGCCAGAAAAGCTCGGAAATGTACCTGTTAGCTCTGGGCCTTAAGACCAAATGTGAGGGGCAAACAGAAACCTAA
- a CDS encoding transcriptional regulator — protein sequence MPKRNDLEQKALHYVVGTGYQGVLQSDLWRELGASSREGSRVSIKLEEKGLIRREKELQEGRWTYRLYPKRLPASIETIIDCPCLLCPDNARCDPTTAISPKNCQRLTDWILNLGKEPAPAAAPEALSVTAEPILSEDDSDAESMDT from the coding sequence ATGCCAAAGCGTAACGACCTTGAACAGAAAGCACTCCACTATGTTGTAGGCACCGGCTATCAGGGAGTGCTTCAATCAGATTTATGGCGGGAACTAGGCGCAAGCAGCCGCGAAGGCAGCCGCGTCAGCATCAAACTCGAAGAGAAGGGCCTTATCCGCCGGGAAAAGGAACTTCAGGAAGGCAGATGGACCTATAGGCTCTACCCCAAACGGCTTCCCGCATCCATCGAAACCATCATTGACTGCCCCTGCCTGCTCTGCCCCGACAACGCACGATGCGACCCCACAACCGCCATTTCCCCCAAAAACTGCCAGCGCCTCACCGACTGGATACTTAATCTGGGAAAAGAACCCGCACCCGCAGCAGCACCTGAGGCTCTAAGCGTAACTGCTGAACCTATTCTGTCCGAGGATGATTCCGACGCCGAAAGCATGGATACGTGA
- a CDS encoding bifunctional N(6)-L-threonylcarbamoyladenine synthase/serine/threonine protein kinase: MNNTVQQRGKFCLGIESSADDFGVGVADFNGEILANVSDSYIPAEGGIHPREAARHHAEVADQVVSEALLKANVKASQLTCIAFSQGPGLGPSLRTGATVARALASYLSVPLVGVNHSVAHIEIGKLQTGAADPVTLYASGGNTMVTAYESGRYRIFGETLDIALGNCLDVFAREAGLKHKKGLPLGAAIEQLALKGKKLVPLPYVVKGMDLSLSGLLTAATAALQKGAGLEDVCFSLQEHAFSMVTEVTERALAHTEKREVLLTGGVAANKRLQGMLSVIAGEHGAKFSVVPMQYATDNGAMIAWTGTLAYRYGLTVPLEESMVRLRWRADRVDVPWIQ, encoded by the coding sequence ATGAATAACACAGTGCAACAGAGGGGCAAATTCTGCCTAGGCATCGAATCCTCAGCAGATGACTTCGGCGTCGGAGTCGCCGACTTCAACGGCGAAATCTTAGCCAACGTCTCCGACAGCTACATCCCAGCGGAAGGCGGCATACACCCCCGGGAGGCAGCAAGGCACCATGCCGAAGTCGCCGACCAAGTCGTCAGCGAAGCCCTCCTAAAAGCAAACGTAAAAGCCTCCCAGTTAACCTGCATCGCGTTCTCGCAGGGCCCCGGCTTGGGACCCAGCCTCCGAACAGGCGCAACCGTCGCCCGAGCCCTCGCCTCCTACCTGTCTGTGCCGCTGGTCGGCGTAAACCACTCCGTGGCGCATATCGAAATCGGCAAACTCCAAACCGGCGCCGCCGACCCCGTAACGCTCTACGCCTCAGGAGGCAACACCATGGTCACCGCCTATGAGTCAGGCAGATACCGCATCTTCGGAGAAACCCTCGACATCGCATTGGGCAACTGCCTAGACGTGTTTGCCAGGGAAGCGGGGCTTAAGCACAAAAAGGGGTTGCCGCTGGGCGCCGCCATCGAGCAACTTGCATTGAAAGGCAAAAAACTCGTTCCGCTGCCCTACGTGGTGAAAGGGATGGATTTATCTCTCAGCGGATTGTTGACGGCGGCTACGGCGGCGCTGCAGAAGGGCGCTGGACTGGAGGATGTTTGCTTTAGCCTTCAGGAACACGCGTTTTCGATGGTGACGGAGGTGACGGAGCGGGCGCTGGCTCACACCGAAAAACGGGAGGTGCTGCTCACCGGCGGCGTCGCGGCGAATAAGCGGCTGCAGGGGATGCTTTCTGTCATCGCGGGGGAGCATGGCGCCAAATTCAGTGTGGTTCCAATGCAGTATGCCACGGATAATGGCGCGATGATTGCTTGGACAGGAACGCTTGCGTATAGGTATGGGTTGACGGTGCCGCTTGAGGAAAGCATGGTTCGGCTGCGGTGGCGGGCTGACAGGGTGGATGTGCCATGGATACAATAG
- a CDS encoding Kae1-associated kinase Bud32, with protein MDTIDKTPRARLIKKGAEASLFQTEWHGKEAVLKVRVPKRYRPAELDRQIRSYRTIHEPQLMHEAKAAGVPTPLIYMVNVPDATIVMEYIEGRQVKQVLNQASQQIRQQLCIQIGEATAKLHKSGLIHGDLTTSNMILAGDGRIFFVDFGLGEKNLEVEARGVDLHLLKRALQSTHFGFWEECFQGVLCGYGTVLGVEAAEKVYEKIREIERRGRYVEERRQ; from the coding sequence ATGGATACAATAGATAAGACGCCGCGGGCGCGGCTAATCAAAAAAGGCGCCGAAGCCAGCCTCTTCCAAACAGAGTGGCACGGCAAAGAGGCAGTGCTGAAAGTCCGCGTGCCCAAACGTTACCGCCCCGCCGAGTTGGACCGGCAAATCCGCAGCTACCGCACCATCCATGAACCCCAGCTAATGCATGAAGCCAAAGCCGCAGGCGTACCTACACCGCTGATTTACATGGTTAACGTGCCCGACGCCACCATAGTTATGGAGTACATCGAGGGCAGACAGGTAAAGCAGGTCCTCAATCAAGCCTCCCAGCAGATTCGCCAGCAGCTTTGCATCCAAATCGGGGAAGCCACAGCCAAACTCCACAAATCTGGGTTAATCCACGGCGACTTAACCACCTCCAACATGATCCTGGCAGGCGACGGCAGAATCTTCTTTGTCGACTTCGGGCTGGGCGAGAAAAACCTGGAAGTGGAAGCCCGAGGCGTGGATTTGCATTTGCTTAAACGTGCCCTGCAGAGCACCCATTTTGGTTTCTGGGAGGAATGCTTCCAGGGGGTGCTTTGTGGCTATGGCACCGTGTTGGGCGTGGAGGCGGCGGAAAAGGTTTATGAGAAAATCCGTGAGATAGAGAGGCGTGGACGCTATGTTGAGGAACGCAGGCAGTAA
- a CDS encoding XTP/dITP diphosphatase — translation MLRNAGSNGLLGGKVVLFATGNVNKFNEARAILGAYGVSVGMLRLKGDEIQSDSLMEIAQKSVRYAYGRCGLPIFVEDAGLFIDALGGFPGPYAAYAYRTIHNSGILKLMEDKADRNATFRSVISYLDGSVPCQPKSFLGESRGTITVAERREAGKSGFGFDPIFQPEGSRKTFAEMTIGEKNGFSHRACALRRFAEWYQTHVASEAASSAVE, via the coding sequence ATGTTGAGGAACGCAGGCAGTAATGGGCTACTTGGGGGCAAAGTGGTGCTTTTCGCCACCGGCAACGTTAACAAATTCAACGAAGCCCGCGCTATCCTTGGCGCATATGGCGTCTCGGTGGGGATGCTTCGGCTTAAAGGCGACGAAATCCAAAGCGACAGCCTCATGGAAATCGCCCAGAAAAGCGTCCGCTACGCCTACGGGCGATGTGGATTGCCCATTTTTGTAGAGGACGCAGGCTTATTCATCGATGCACTCGGCGGCTTCCCGGGGCCCTACGCAGCCTACGCGTACAGAACCATCCATAACAGCGGCATCCTCAAACTCATGGAGGACAAAGCCGACAGAAACGCCACTTTCCGATCCGTTATATCCTACCTCGACGGCAGCGTCCCCTGTCAACCCAAGAGTTTTCTGGGTGAATCCAGAGGCACAATCACGGTGGCGGAGCGGCGTGAGGCGGGCAAGTCAGGTTTTGGCTTTGACCCCATCTTTCAGCCGGAGGGCAGCAGGAAAACCTTCGCGGAGATGACTATCGGCGAGAAGAATGGTTTTTCGCATCGGGCCTGTGCGCTCCGCAGATTCGCGGAGTGGTACCAAACCCATGTTGCATCTGAGGCGGCTTCTTCAGCGGTTGAATAA